The Blastocatellia bacterium genome includes a region encoding these proteins:
- a CDS encoding L-threonylcarbamoyladenylate synthase, producing MKLVGATSSAIQEAATLIRAGRLVAFPTETVYGLGADALNPLAVAKIFEVKNRPRFDPLIVHIADASSMEQLCASDDERAQKLIDRFWPGPLTLVLPKSESVPEIVTAGLPTVALRMPAHPVALDLIRAAGTPVAAPSANPFGYLSPTTAEHVKEQLGEKVDMILDGGPCQVGVESTIISLSEPVAVLLRPGGLPLEQIEQIIGKVTISTIDPARPQAPGQLPRHYSPRTPIRILRGDNPYIPQGKRVGLLAFQRPPENIAYARIEVLSPVGDLKEAAVNLFACLHRLDRAGLDVIYAEPVPEVGLGRAIMDRLAKAVGLTDENTI from the coding sequence ATGAAACTTGTTGGTGCGACTTCATCAGCCATTCAGGAGGCGGCGACGCTGATCCGGGCTGGCAGACTGGTGGCCTTTCCCACCGAGACGGTCTATGGACTGGGCGCCGATGCGCTCAATCCCTTGGCTGTGGCCAAAATCTTCGAGGTCAAGAATCGTCCCCGATTCGATCCGTTGATTGTCCATATTGCTGACGCTTCTTCAATGGAGCAGTTGTGCGCCTCGGACGATGAACGGGCGCAAAAGTTGATAGATCGGTTTTGGCCTGGACCATTGACATTGGTACTCCCGAAATCCGAGAGCGTGCCGGAGATTGTGACAGCCGGGCTGCCGACGGTGGCACTGCGAATGCCCGCTCATCCGGTAGCATTAGACCTGATTCGAGCAGCGGGCACACCGGTGGCGGCTCCGAGCGCCAATCCGTTTGGATACTTGAGTCCCACAACCGCTGAGCATGTCAAGGAACAACTCGGCGAGAAGGTGGACATGATCCTGGACGGCGGGCCATGCCAGGTTGGCGTTGAATCAACCATCATCAGCTTGAGTGAACCAGTGGCCGTGCTTCTCAGGCCGGGTGGATTACCACTTGAACAGATTGAGCAGATCATAGGAAAAGTCACCATATCTACCATTGATCCCGCCAGGCCCCAAGCGCCAGGGCAATTACCGCGTCACTATTCGCCTCGAACACCGATTCGAATCCTGAGAGGCGACAATCCCTACATTCCCCAAGGAAAAAGAGTGGGGCTTCTGGCGTTTCAGCGCCCGCCAGAGAACATTGCTTACGCGAGAATAGAAGTGCTTTCACCAGTTGGTGATTTGAAGGAAGCGGCGGTCAACTTGTTTGCCTGCCTGCACAGATTGGATCGGGCAGGGCTGGACGTGATCTACGCCGAACCAGTGCCGGAGGTGGGGCTGGGCCGAGCCATCATGGACCGGCTGGCGAAGGCCGTCGGGCTCACCGATGAGAATACAATTTAG
- a CDS encoding aminotransferase class I/II-fold pyridoxal phosphate-dependent enzyme, which yields MVKQHRGKKEDYRMRTHLIHGNFESKRWDFDHHIIPPMSASSAYRLGSVHRGAQGFVEFASEEAELSGHMPIYIYDRLDEPTRGLLEENLAYAEGGETAVCFATGMAAISAAIGVTTKAGDEIVAHHILYGCTYSLFTNWLPRCGIQVRFADLTKVESFSQAVTDRTRVVYFETPVNPTMELIDIAQVRRWSDEIKARYPHRERLIMIVDNTFATPYCQRPLALGADLVVQSLTKNIGGFGTDMGGAVIGPLHYHGPLLMYRKDFGGVLSPKNAWPILVYGLPTLATRMVNQQKSALRIAQFLERHPKVARVSYPGLESFPQYELARRQMVSYDGKFAPGSMIYFVLKGDEKTANEAAERFIDYIATYAYSITLAVSLGQIRTLIEEPYSMTHSALPDEVKRQRGLEPGAIRLSVGLEDWHDIIEDLRVAFEHV from the coding sequence ATGGTCAAACAACACCGAGGCAAAAAAGAGGATTATCGCATGCGCACTCATCTGATTCACGGAAACTTCGAGAGCAAGCGCTGGGATTTTGATCATCACATTATTCCCCCGATGTCGGCTTCATCCGCCTATCGGCTTGGTTCGGTTCATCGGGGCGCTCAAGGGTTCGTTGAGTTCGCCTCAGAAGAAGCCGAGCTGAGCGGGCACATGCCGATCTATATTTATGATCGGTTGGATGAACCGACGCGCGGCCTGCTGGAAGAGAATCTGGCGTATGCTGAAGGCGGTGAGACGGCTGTGTGTTTTGCCACCGGAATGGCTGCCATCAGCGCCGCCATTGGCGTGACGACAAAAGCTGGCGATGAGATCGTTGCTCACCACATTTTGTATGGGTGCACGTACAGCTTGTTCACGAATTGGTTGCCACGCTGTGGCATTCAGGTCAGATTTGCTGACCTGACAAAGGTGGAGAGCTTTTCGCAGGCAGTGACAGATCGAACTCGCGTGGTCTATTTCGAGACGCCGGTGAACCCCACAATGGAGCTAATTGATATTGCTCAAGTCAGGCGCTGGAGCGATGAAATAAAGGCCCGTTATCCACACAGGGAACGATTGATCATGATCGTTGACAACACATTCGCCACGCCGTACTGCCAGCGCCCCCTTGCACTGGGGGCTGATCTGGTCGTGCAAAGCTTGACCAAGAACATTGGCGGATTTGGCACTGATATGGGTGGCGCTGTTATTGGTCCACTCCACTATCATGGCCCGTTGCTCATGTACCGTAAGGATTTTGGCGGCGTGCTCTCGCCCAAGAACGCGTGGCCTATTCTGGTGTATGGTTTGCCGACGCTGGCGACTCGAATGGTGAATCAGCAAAAAAGCGCCCTGCGAATTGCTCAGTTTCTGGAGCGACATCCGAAGGTCGCTCGCGTGTCGTATCCTGGACTGGAATCATTTCCGCAGTATGAATTAGCTCGGCGGCAGATGGTCAGTTATGATGGCAAGTTTGCTCCCGGCTCGATGATCTATTTTGTTTTGAAGGGCGACGAAAAAACCGCTAATGAAGCTGCTGAGCGGTTCATTGACTACATCGCCACCTACGCTTACAGCATCACGTTGGCCGTCAGCTTGGGGCAAATCCGAACCTTGATCGAAGAGCCTTACTCCATGACGCACTCTGCCTTGCCTGATGAGGTGAAGCGTCAGAGAGGGCTTGAGCCCGGCGCAATTCGCCTCTCGGTCGGCTTGGAAGATTGGCATGACATCATTGAGGACCTGCGCGTCGCTTTTGAGCACGTCTGA
- a CDS encoding rhodanese-like domain-containing protein has product MRRNHKLLVIIFTVTFALSGLTAVGQSQNIAPFQKQFISLWDETLTQLVPVRWGSISPSEVNAMIVAGVPFFLLDVRTTAEFQAERIAGAVNIPIDQLPARLHELPADREAPIVVYCKVGHRGALGFSLIRQWGYVNVRGMVGGIDAWKAARFPTDTTPVTVTPPQPQTRVLPPCDKQFLTLWDDMLTQVKPVRWGSITIAETNAMLLGNVPFLALDVRTPAEFATGRIPGAVNIPLDQLPSRLRELPADPETIIVVYCKAGHRSVMGFALLRQFGYVNVTSMVGGMDAWRAAGYPIEQ; this is encoded by the coding sequence ATGAGAAGAAATCATAAACTTTTAGTCATCATCTTTACCGTTACATTCGCCTTGAGCGGCCTGACGGCTGTCGGGCAATCGCAGAATATCGCACCGTTTCAGAAGCAGTTCATCTCGTTGTGGGATGAGACGCTTACGCAGCTTGTGCCCGTCCGCTGGGGCTCGATTAGTCCGTCAGAGGTCAATGCCATGATAGTAGCGGGCGTGCCCTTCTTCTTGCTTGATGTGCGCACCACGGCGGAATTTCAAGCCGAGCGGATCGCCGGAGCGGTGAACATCCCCATTGATCAATTGCCCGCACGACTGCATGAGCTGCCAGCCGATCGCGAGGCGCCCATTGTGGTCTATTGCAAGGTGGGGCATCGTGGCGCGCTTGGCTTTTCGCTCATTCGCCAATGGGGCTATGTGAACGTTAGAGGCATGGTCGGCGGCATTGATGCTTGGAAAGCAGCTCGATTCCCCACCGACACGACGCCCGTGACCGTGACGCCTCCTCAGCCACAGACGCGGGTTTTGCCGCCCTGTGACAAGCAGTTCCTCACGCTGTGGGATGATATGCTCACGCAGGTCAAGCCGGTCAGGTGGGGCTCGATCACGATTGCGGAAACCAACGCGATGCTGTTGGGCAATGTGCCGTTCCTGGCACTCGATGTGCGCACACCGGCCGAGTTTGCGACTGGGCGGATTCCCGGCGCGGTGAACATTCCGCTAGATCAGTTGCCGTCACGGCTCCGCGAACTGCCCGCCGATCCTGAGACCATCATTGTCGTCTACTGCAAGGCAGGTCACCGGAGCGTGATGGGTTTTGCGCTGCTCCGGCAATTTGGGTATGTGAACGTTACGAGCATGGTGGGCGGCATGGACGCCTGGCGAGCAGCAGGCTACCCGATTGAACAATAA
- a CDS encoding ammonia-forming cytochrome c nitrite reductase subunit c552 yields MRRRELKIGIVVGFIALVLGFSADFAASPTQFIAPDEPDPAVWGQFFPLHYESYLKTQEMEPTKHGGSVPFDKLEKNPRLLTIFAGNPFSIDYKEERGHFYSLTDAMMTRRLGNAKPGTCMTCKSAAVPRLIMEKGGPAEFYRTPFYDMAEQAKHPVACADCHDSQTMALRISRPALREALQQQGVDINRLTRDQMRLLVCAQCHVEYYFRGPDRYLVFPWAKGTKIEEIESFYDEIGFRDFVHAISGANIIKIQHPEYELFTADSPHFQLGLACADCHMPFQSDKRITSHWWTSPLKHMEQSCSRCHGRDTARLRARVEAIQDTTARLLEEAEVALVNAIQAIKSAADTPGVNEQALAEARALHRKAQIRWDFIAAENSTGFHNSREAQRVLTAAKEFALQAAATARRAAGG; encoded by the coding sequence GTGAGAAGAAGAGAATTGAAAATCGGGATCGTGGTTGGATTCATTGCATTAGTGCTGGGCTTCTCGGCTGATTTCGCGGCCTCGCCGACGCAATTCATTGCGCCGGACGAGCCAGACCCGGCCGTCTGGGGGCAGTTTTTTCCGCTCCATTATGAGAGCTATCTGAAAACACAAGAAATGGAGCCGACCAAACATGGCGGCTCGGTGCCGTTTGATAAGCTGGAAAAGAACCCGCGCTTGCTGACGATCTTCGCCGGCAATCCGTTCTCGATTGATTACAAGGAGGAGCGTGGGCACTTCTACAGCCTGACCGACGCCATGATGACACGTCGGCTCGGCAACGCAAAGCCCGGCACGTGCATGACCTGCAAGAGCGCCGCTGTTCCTCGCTTGATCATGGAGAAGGGCGGGCCGGCGGAATTTTACCGGACGCCATTTTATGACATGGCCGAGCAAGCCAAGCACCCTGTCGCGTGCGCCGACTGTCATGACTCACAGACGATGGCGCTACGTATCAGCCGACCGGCGCTCCGCGAGGCGCTCCAGCAGCAAGGCGTGGACATCAATCGGCTCACGCGCGATCAGATGCGATTGCTGGTCTGTGCGCAGTGCCACGTGGAGTACTACTTCCGTGGGCCTGATCGCTATCTGGTCTTCCCGTGGGCCAAAGGCACGAAGATCGAAGAGATCGAAAGTTTCTACGACGAGATCGGATTCCGAGACTTCGTGCACGCGATTTCTGGCGCCAACATCATCAAGATTCAGCATCCTGAGTACGAACTGTTCACCGCCGACAGTCCGCACTTTCAACTGGGCTTGGCGTGCGCCGACTGTCACATGCCGTTCCAGTCAGACAAGCGGATCACGTCGCACTGGTGGACAAGTCCGCTCAAGCATATGGAGCAAAGCTGTTCACGCTGCCATGGCCGCGACACAGCTCGGTTGCGGGCGCGAGTGGAGGCGATTCAAGACACAACGGCTCGGTTACTTGAGGAGGCAGAGGTGGCATTGGTTAATGCGATTCAGGCCATCAAGTCGGCAGCCGATACGCCCGGCGTGAACGAGCAAGCGCTCGCTGAGGCGCGTGCGCTCCACCGCAAGGCGCAAATCCGCTGGGACTTCATTGCCGCCGAAAACAGCACGGGCTTCCACAATTCGCGGGAGGCTCAACGTGTGCTGACGGCGGCCAAAGAGTTCGCGTTGCAAGCTGCAGCGACTGCTCGCCGAGCTGCCGGAGGTTAG
- a CDS encoding TonB-dependent receptor gives MKKIALTTIAISLFIAGSVGMASAQTILGSIAGVITDPRGDPVSGATVTVKNEETGLTRELTTDETGFYRFDSLPVGENYSITVQSAGFRKEVRQQVAVRAVAITRVDIRLEVGDITEIVEVVAAGAEVLDRTEARVAKSVESRRVFELPGRNTLTGLALLAPGTVPNVPGMPGAGFATSGGRSRSNNFNLDGANNNDDSLSIPRQTVPPEAIAEFQIVTNNFNAEQGRNSGAVVNVITRSGTNEYHGTVHWTWAGNGLDALTLHQERVYRGGLESGLTKHQALRAAKNPEVRNLGGFTLGGPARKDKTFFFGSYDFNLLRSTIGAAARNAITREGLDLIRANAAGQGFRPEAIDFLANTFPVANDFSTRFNVNVAAAGQPALLIPFARFNRGAVETLKYDTDFHRFLARLDHRLGNNDVITGRYLFDDSEDPGLPTSLRGQEIGTAVRNQGLTLVHTHVFSPRMVNEFRFSYNRRAITFPLGDTVRRFGAFSVGGVGGAFGLGNINFPQFRTDNIYQYADKLTFNVGRHSLRTGVDIRRVQLNSFFAPIVDGQVTYPSLRAFLRDENATFNQYAGEAYVPSRLTELGAYFQDDFRIRPTLTLNLGVRYEYTGTPFNFFSNAKPDINNWGPRLGFAWNPRTEPNGWLGWLTGGDKLVIRGGYSLTYDQIFQNILLNTSRNFPRGVQVAQGPISGQRLFLRSNWPSPPTPQDFVRLGGNPNLLPYRYFSLDKRVSQPYTNQYSLTIQRQFLNDYVLNIGYVGTRALKLVREYETNIGFFRAAVDRNPSVYQSVIPFLQATTRGGAAVLMRDPTRGSILVGDGHAQSWYHSLQASVDKRLSQGVQFGAAYTYSSYISTSDDILGAWLAQTLPANPLDARLDRGRSIYDRPHRLVINYVWDVPGYKGEHRLLKHTLAGWRLSGITTFQSGTPYSVFNNNNALGILPGQITTIAFSQRVSINPTGDRNLVTGTGADGRPINPNAYWIVPGTNSGIVGNAGRNRFRTDEVNNFDVALVKEIRITESHNLQARWELFNVFNHRQFIYPPPNFLSETTLLGPTQPDLNLGWSHLGLTGATPGGRSMIFTVRYNF, from the coding sequence ATGAAAAAAATAGCACTCACAACGATCGCAATTAGTTTGTTCATCGCTGGGAGCGTTGGGATGGCTTCTGCTCAAACTATCTTAGGTTCGATTGCTGGGGTCATCACCGATCCTCGAGGCGACCCAGTTTCGGGAGCCACCGTAACAGTTAAAAACGAGGAGACCGGTTTAACTCGCGAGCTGACCACCGATGAGACCGGGTTCTATCGCTTCGATTCGCTCCCAGTCGGGGAGAATTATTCTATCACTGTTCAATCGGCCGGCTTCAGGAAAGAAGTCCGACAGCAGGTCGCAGTGCGGGCTGTCGCTATCACGCGTGTGGATATTCGACTGGAGGTCGGCGATATTACTGAGATTGTAGAAGTGGTGGCGGCAGGCGCCGAGGTGCTTGATCGAACGGAGGCACGTGTCGCCAAGTCTGTGGAATCCCGGCGTGTGTTTGAGCTGCCCGGACGCAATACGCTGACGGGTTTGGCGCTGCTGGCGCCGGGCACCGTGCCGAATGTGCCGGGCATGCCTGGAGCGGGATTTGCCACCAGCGGCGGCCGTTCGCGCTCCAACAATTTCAACCTCGATGGAGCCAACAACAATGACGACTCGCTCTCCATCCCGAGGCAGACAGTTCCGCCCGAAGCGATCGCTGAGTTCCAAATCGTGACCAACAACTTCAATGCTGAGCAAGGTCGTAATTCGGGCGCCGTCGTCAATGTCATCACTCGGTCCGGAACGAACGAATACCACGGCACGGTGCACTGGACGTGGGCAGGCAACGGGCTGGATGCCTTGACGCTGCATCAAGAGCGCGTTTATCGGGGCGGTTTGGAAAGCGGCTTGACCAAGCATCAAGCGCTGCGCGCGGCGAAGAATCCCGAAGTGAGAAACCTGGGCGGATTCACGCTGGGCGGCCCAGCGCGCAAGGACAAGACGTTTTTCTTCGGCTCGTATGATTTCAACCTACTGCGCAGCACGATTGGTGCAGCCGCTCGTAATGCTATCACTCGCGAAGGTCTTGATCTGATTCGAGCCAACGCTGCTGGGCAAGGGTTCCGGCCGGAAGCGATTGATTTCCTGGCCAACACCTTCCCAGTGGCCAATGACTTTTCCACCCGCTTCAATGTTAACGTCGCGGCGGCTGGTCAGCCTGCTCTGCTGATCCCGTTTGCGCGGTTTAACCGAGGCGCTGTGGAAACGCTCAAATACGATACCGACTTTCATCGTTTCTTGGCTCGACTTGATCATCGCCTTGGCAACAATGACGTCATCACCGGACGTTACCTCTTTGACGACAGCGAGGATCCGGGCCTGCCGACGTCACTGCGTGGCCAGGAGATTGGCACGGCCGTGCGTAATCAAGGGCTGACGCTCGTCCACACGCACGTCTTCTCGCCACGCATGGTGAACGAATTCCGCTTCTCCTATAACCGGCGGGCGATCACGTTCCCGCTGGGTGACACCGTTCGCCGATTTGGCGCGTTCTCGGTTGGTGGAGTAGGCGGGGCCTTTGGTCTGGGTAACATTAACTTCCCACAGTTCCGCACCGATAACATTTACCAGTACGCTGACAAGTTGACCTTCAATGTGGGTCGGCATTCGCTGCGTACAGGTGTGGACATTCGCCGCGTGCAGTTGAACTCGTTCTTTGCTCCTATTGTGGATGGACAAGTCACCTATCCCAGCCTGCGCGCCTTCTTGCGGGATGAAAACGCCACGTTCAATCAGTACGCAGGTGAAGCCTACGTGCCCAGCCGCTTGACCGAACTGGGCGCGTACTTTCAGGATGACTTTCGCATCCGTCCGACGCTGACCCTCAACTTAGGAGTGCGATACGAGTATACAGGAACGCCGTTTAACTTCTTCTCCAACGCCAAGCCGGACATCAACAACTGGGGTCCGCGACTGGGCTTCGCTTGGAATCCCAGGACCGAACCCAATGGATGGCTGGGGTGGCTGACCGGCGGCGATAAGCTGGTCATTCGAGGCGGCTACTCGCTCACGTACGATCAGATCTTCCAGAACATTTTGCTCAACACCTCGCGCAACTTCCCGCGCGGCGTGCAAGTGGCGCAGGGGCCAATCTCAGGCCAGCGGCTCTTCCTGCGAAGCAACTGGCCATCACCTCCGACGCCGCAAGATTTCGTGCGCTTGGGCGGCAATCCAAACCTGCTGCCGTATCGCTACTTCTCGCTCGACAAGCGGGTGAGCCAGCCATACACGAATCAGTATAGCTTGACCATCCAACGGCAATTCCTCAACGACTACGTGCTCAACATCGGTTACGTTGGCACGCGAGCGCTGAAGCTCGTGCGTGAGTACGAGACCAACATTGGTTTCTTCCGCGCGGCAGTAGATCGGAATCCTTCGGTCTACCAAAGCGTGATCCCGTTCTTGCAGGCAACAACGCGAGGCGGCGCGGCGGTGCTCATGCGCGATCCGACGCGCGGGTCCATCTTGGTCGGCGATGGTCATGCGCAGTCCTGGTATCACTCGCTGCAAGCGTCGGTGGACAAGCGGCTCAGCCAGGGCGTGCAGTTTGGCGCAGCCTACACCTACTCCAGCTACATCAGCACCAGCGACGACATTCTGGGCGCATGGCTGGCGCAAACGCTGCCGGCGAATCCTCTGGACGCGCGGCTCGATCGTGGTCGCTCGATCTATGATCGTCCGCATCGGTTGGTTATTAACTACGTCTGGGATGTCCCTGGCTACAAGGGTGAGCATCGCCTCCTGAAGCATACGCTTGCGGGTTGGAGGCTGTCTGGCATCACCACATTCCAATCCGGGACGCCTTACTCGGTCTTCAACAACAACAATGCGCTGGGCATCCTGCCCGGTCAGATTACGACGATTGCCTTCTCGCAGCGCGTCTCGATCAATCCGACGGGCGACCGGAACCTGGTCACAGGCACCGGTGCTGACGGCCGACCGATCAACCCGAATGCCTACTGGATCGTTCCCGGCACCAATTCGGGCATTGTCGGCAATGCCGGACGCAACCGGTTCCGCACCGACGAGGTGAACAACTTCGATGTGGCGCTGGTCAAAGAGATCCGCATCACTGAGAGTCACAACCTGCAAGCGCGGTGGGAGCTCTTCAATGTGTTTAACCACCGTCAGTTCATTTACCCGCCGCCCAACTTCCTGTCGGAAACCACGCTGCTGGGACCGACGCAACCGGATTTGAACCTGGGTTGGTCTCACTTGGGACTGACAGGAGCAACGCCGGGCGGTCGAAGCATGATCTTCACGGTGAGGTATAACTTCTAA